ACGCACATCGAGAATCGATCGAACGAGCCCTCCAGGCAACTGGGCGACTCGAATCGGACGATCCGTCGGTGCCCTATTTTGGTACAGCATTTCTCGTTGGTGACGGAATAGCCCTAACCACACGTCATGTTGTGGAGTTGTTTGCGAATGGGCATGGCGAAACAGATCTAAACATCAAACGCCACCGCAAAGTATGGATTAATTTCAATGCCGAAACAGAAGGCGACACTAGCGAAGTTGCCTATGTGACCGGCATTGAATTCATTCATCCTTACTGGGATGTTGCGGCGATTCGGGTAGAAACATCGCGGGGTGGACTTGTACTTGAGTCCGCTCCTTCCACCGCGAATACTAATATAACGGTAATCGGTTACCCAGCTTTGGACATGCGGTCTGACTTAGACATCCAGCTAAGGATCTTTGAATCCGTATTCAACGTCAAACGCTTGCTCCCAGGAAGACTAGGTGGCGAAGAATTGATTGAGTCCTACGGCAACAACGTGCTGGCGCTAACCCATGATGCTTCCACTTTAGGCGGTACTGCTGGCGCTCCGGTTATTGACATACGATCTGGCCATGTCGTGGGAATTAACTTTGCAGGCGTATATCTGAAAGCTAACTACGCGGTCCCGTCATGGAAATTGATGCAAGATTCACGAGTTAGACGGCATCTTGGCTTTCTAGAGCCACCATGGATGAACCTTTGGGAAAAGCCTATTCAACCACTTAACTTGAAAGAGAATCCGGCGTGGACCGTAATTTCTGGGCAGGCAATTAGGAATCATGAGGCCTACCTTACCCACGATCAAGTCTTGGATCTTTGCCGACTTTTGGTAGGTGCCTTTCCTACAGATGAAAGCATTGCATCGCTGTTTCTGGGCATTGCTCCAGAAATCGTCGCCTCGCTACCTAGCGGTAACAATCCGAAGGAGAAATTGCTAAATCGACTTCAAGCGTTAAATAACATCGGTCGCATCATAGGTGGTCAGTCACCGCTGCAATTGATATTGAAAACGGCAGCATTGCTAAGGGAGTCGTTTCCAGACGAACAGATCTTGCAGCAGTACCTAGCAATTGTAAGTAAATAATCATTGTCACTCCTAGTCAACCAAGATAGCTCATTTACAAGACTCAGTCACGGAATCTGAAGGTTTATGCCAAGACTCTTGCAACAAAAACATCGGCTTCACAAGATACTTATCGAATGCAAACTAGGGGATTCGGTTGATTTGCTCGTTTCATCAATCAACTCAAGCGTTCGTGCCCAATTGCCAAATGAAGATATCCCAGCAAAGCGATTGCTGGGGATAATTGATTTCCTATGCGAGTATGATCTGCCAAAAAACAGCGCAGACCCCCTGGTTCAATTTCTGCAACGAGTCGTTCACCTCTTGGATCAGTATCCAGACCAATGTGAAGAGGTCAAAGTGTTTTTATTGAGCCTTTCGACAAGAGATACTGAACTCAATAATACGCAACACGATTCGTCAACGGACAACGCACCCGCTGGGCATCATCCTGCTATTGGCGTTCTCGTCATCGCTA
This window of the Pirellula staleyi DSM 6068 genome carries:
- a CDS encoding trypsin-like peptidase domain-containing protein; translation: MAIIIPEIRELESIVHQMRPALRVSKNRFERSPIGWEELDAHRESIERALQATGRLESDDPSVPYFGTAFLVGDGIALTTRHVVELFANGHGETDLNIKRHRKVWINFNAETEGDTSEVAYVTGIEFIHPYWDVAAIRVETSRGGLVLESAPSTANTNITVIGYPALDMRSDLDIQLRIFESVFNVKRLLPGRLGGEELIESYGNNVLALTHDASTLGGTAGAPVIDIRSGHVVGINFAGVYLKANYAVPSWKLMQDSRVRRHLGFLEPPWMNLWEKPIQPLNLKENPAWTVISGQAIRNHEAYLTHDQVLDLCRLLVGAFPTDESIASLFLGIAPEIVASLPSGNNPKEKLLNRLQALNNIGRIIGGQSPLQLILKTAALLRESFPDEQILQQYLAIVSK